A genomic stretch from Candidatus Methylomirabilota bacterium includes:
- a CDS encoding type II toxin-antitoxin system prevent-host-death family antitoxin, translating into MRTAGVREARQNLSALLEEVRKGREIVITERGRPVAKLVPPDRPRGKGVPNLAAFRRKMPVLDPPISSDVAEDREDRV; encoded by the coding sequence ATGCGTACTGCCGGCGTCCGGGAAGCTCGCCAGAACCTGTCCGCGCTCCTGGAAGAAGTGCGGAAGGGCCGCGAAATCGTGATCACCGAGCGAGGTCGGCCGGTGGCGAAGCTGGTGCCGCCGGACCGGCCGCGCGGCAAGGGGGTGCCGAACCTCGCCGCGTTTCGGCGGAAGATGCCAGTGCTCGATCCCCCAATCTCCAGCGACGTCGCGGAGGACCGTGAGGACCGCGTCTAG
- a CDS encoding LLM class flavin-dependent oxidoreductase — protein sequence MKIRIGVGAAGAVSTPEQLGELMTALDERGFDSIWLSEVLTGPVPDPAVGLAWAAAFNAKVKLGTTMLLPGRNVLRLAKQLATLDVLSRGRLLVTLVPGLTYPPEREAIGVEPKQRGAVIDEALPLLRRLWAGETVSHEGLCGSFKDVKVTPRPVQQPLEVWLGGNIPSALERCGRLSDGWLPSLITPEEAAAGRAVIEEAAAKAGRAISGEHFGMSIGYASQPIDPATAKVMAARRPRALELTPVGYPPLREKIESFLKVGFSKFVARPVVPPASWRAELDALAGAVGDLQT from the coding sequence ATGAAGATCCGCATCGGGGTGGGAGCGGCGGGCGCGGTGTCGACGCCGGAGCAGCTGGGCGAATTGATGACGGCGCTGGACGAGCGCGGGTTCGACTCGATCTGGCTCTCCGAGGTGCTGACGGGTCCCGTGCCCGATCCCGCCGTGGGGCTGGCGTGGGCGGCCGCCTTCAACGCGAAGGTGAAGCTCGGCACCACCATGCTGCTCCCCGGGCGCAACGTGCTGCGCCTCGCCAAGCAGCTCGCGACCCTCGACGTGCTCTCCCGCGGCCGGCTGCTGGTGACGCTGGTGCCCGGCCTCACCTATCCGCCCGAGCGCGAGGCCATCGGCGTTGAGCCCAAGCAGCGCGGCGCGGTGATCGACGAGGCGCTGCCGCTGCTGCGCCGGCTCTGGGCTGGCGAGACGGTGAGCCACGAGGGCTTGTGCGGCTCGTTCAAGGACGTGAAGGTGACGCCGCGCCCCGTGCAGCAGCCGCTGGAAGTCTGGCTGGGCGGCAACATTCCCTCCGCGCTCGAGCGCTGCGGCCGGCTCTCCGACGGGTGGCTGCCGTCGCTCATCACGCCGGAGGAGGCGGCGGCCGGCCGCGCGGTGATCGAGGAGGCGGCGGCCAAGGCCGGCCGCGCGATCAGCGGCGAGCACTTCGGCATGAGCATCGGCTACGCGAGCCAGCCCATCGATCCCGCCACCGCCAAGGTGATGGCGGCGCGGCGCCCGCGCGCGCTCGAGCTCACGCCGGTGGGCTACCCTCCCCTGCGGGAGAAGATCGAGAGCTTCCTGAAGGTGGGCTTCTCCAAGTTCGTGGCGCGCCCCGTGGTGCCGCCCGCCTCCTGGCGCGCCGAGCTCGACGCCCTCGCCGGCGCCGTCGGCGATCTGCAGACCTGA
- a CDS encoding encapsulin-associated ferritin-like protein encodes MANSVGYHESEDKLRPETQDNHRALTSMQEELEAADWYDQRVDAATDGDLKAILAHNRDEEKEHFAMLLEWYRRRDAKMDEHLKEYLFTTGSLIGIEKAQAAEEAGVDAGEKGTGGGSGGGSLGIGSLKGGPAL; translated from the coding sequence ATGGCCAACTCGGTTGGATACCACGAATCGGAAGACAAGCTGCGGCCGGAGACCCAGGACAATCACCGCGCGCTCACCTCGATGCAGGAAGAGCTGGAGGCGGCCGACTGGTACGACCAGCGCGTCGACGCGGCCACCGACGGGGATCTCAAGGCCATCCTCGCGCACAACCGGGACGAGGAGAAAGAGCACTTCGCCATGCTCCTCGAGTGGTATCGGCGCCGTGACGCCAAGATGGACGAGCACTTGAAGGAGTATCTCTTCACCACCGGCTCGCTCATCGGGATCGAGAAGGCGCAAGCGGCCGAGGAGGCGGGCGTGGACGCCGGGGAAAAAGGTACCGGTGGCGGTAGTGGCGGCGGCTCGCTGGGAATCGGTAGCCTGAAGGGCGGGCCCGCACTATGA
- a CDS encoding ABC transporter substrate-binding protein, with amino-acid sequence MEITGIASENSHRRRFLLKAGGALAAMGAAAVVEAPAVIAQPKVKWRLSTAYPASLDTLHGAAERLAAIVSEMSGGRFVIEVYPGGQIMKPFDCFDETSKGTIEAFMSVPYYFTERKKEPAFEWFTTVPFGMNPEGMSAWYHYGDGLKLLQESYGAFNLVPKPGHAFAPQMGGWFRKKINSTADYKGLRMRIGGLGGKIIGRLGATGILMPASEIFGALERGVIDAGEWVGPYDDMKLGLHNTAPYYYYPGWHEPGTMQGFGFYRKAYDALPVDLRQTLDHAATATEVYGISLYHQRNAAALAQMRAEFKGKIELVQFPAPVLKELKKIAAGVLHEESEKTPMAKKVYASFNKFQALVGAWDLVAEGAAHQYVIR; translated from the coding sequence ATGGAGATCACCGGCATAGCGAGCGAGAACAGTCACCGGCGCCGCTTCCTCTTGAAGGCCGGCGGGGCGCTGGCGGCGATGGGGGCGGCCGCCGTGGTCGAGGCGCCCGCGGTGATCGCGCAGCCCAAGGTGAAGTGGCGGCTCTCCACCGCCTATCCCGCCTCTCTCGACACCCTGCACGGGGCCGCCGAGCGCCTCGCCGCCATCGTGAGCGAGATGAGCGGCGGGCGCTTCGTCATCGAGGTCTATCCCGGCGGGCAGATCATGAAGCCCTTCGACTGCTTCGACGAGACCTCGAAGGGCACGATCGAGGCCTTCATGTCCGTGCCGTACTACTTCACGGAGCGCAAGAAAGAACCGGCATTCGAGTGGTTCACGACGGTGCCGTTCGGGATGAATCCCGAGGGCATGTCCGCCTGGTACCACTACGGCGACGGCCTGAAGCTGCTTCAGGAGAGCTACGGCGCGTTCAACCTGGTGCCGAAGCCCGGCCACGCCTTCGCCCCGCAGATGGGCGGATGGTTCCGCAAGAAGATCAACTCGACCGCCGACTACAAGGGCCTGCGCATGCGCATCGGCGGACTCGGCGGCAAGATCATCGGGCGGCTCGGCGCCACCGGCATCCTCATGCCCGCCTCGGAGATCTTCGGCGCGCTCGAGCGCGGGGTCATCGACGCGGGCGAGTGGGTGGGGCCCTATGACGACATGAAGCTCGGCCTCCACAATACCGCCCCGTACTACTACTACCCCGGCTGGCACGAACCCGGCACGATGCAGGGCTTCGGCTTCTACCGCAAGGCCTACGACGCGCTGCCTGTCGATCTCCGGCAGACGCTCGACCACGCCGCCACCGCCACCGAGGTGTACGGGATCAGTCTCTATCACCAGCGGAACGCGGCGGCGCTGGCGCAGATGCGGGCGGAGTTCAAGGGCAAGATCGAGCTCGTCCAGTTCCCGGCCCCGGTCTTGAAGGAGCTGAAGAAAATAGCCGCCGGGGTTCTCCATGAAGAGTCGGAGAAGACGCCGATGGCGAAAAAGGTCTACGCCTCGTTCAACAAGTTCCAGGCGCTGGTCGGGGCCTGGGACCTGGTCGCCGAGGGCGCCGCCCACCAGTACGTGATCCGGTGA
- a CDS encoding VTT domain-containing protein has product MSDTLAFVLQYGYVVLYLCVMAEQIGLPVPAVPVLLGVGALAGAGSMSFPVALGVVLAASLPPDLVWYELGRRRGTRVLARICAISLEPDWCVHRTERIFLRFGRKLLLVAKFVPGLSALSAPVAGAAQVSRWQFILLDVTGALLWSGTWLGIGYLFSGALDVMVGWVHRLGGWALLWAGVGLAAYIGYKYAERRRIFRELRMARITPEELKSRLEAGDASFTIIDTRTMLDVKSVPYLIRGALWIEADEVERRRDELPRDREIVLYCT; this is encoded by the coding sequence ATGAGCGACACGCTCGCGTTCGTACTCCAGTACGGCTACGTGGTGCTCTACCTCTGCGTGATGGCCGAGCAGATCGGTCTCCCCGTTCCCGCGGTGCCCGTCCTGCTCGGCGTGGGGGCGCTCGCGGGGGCTGGTTCGATGAGCTTCCCGGTCGCGCTGGGTGTGGTGCTGGCGGCGTCGTTGCCCCCCGACCTCGTGTGGTACGAGCTCGGGCGGCGCCGCGGCACGCGGGTGCTCGCCCGCATCTGCGCGATCTCGCTCGAGCCGGACTGGTGCGTGCACCGGACCGAGCGGATATTCCTGCGGTTCGGCCGGAAGCTGCTGCTGGTCGCCAAGTTCGTGCCGGGGCTCAGCGCATTGTCGGCTCCGGTCGCTGGGGCGGCCCAAGTTTCGCGGTGGCAGTTCATCCTGCTCGATGTCACAGGCGCGTTGCTGTGGTCCGGGACGTGGCTGGGGATCGGCTATCTCTTCAGCGGCGCGCTGGACGTGATGGTGGGTTGGGTCCACCGGCTGGGCGGCTGGGCGCTGCTGTGGGCGGGGGTGGGCCTGGCCGCCTATATTGGCTACAAGTACGCGGAACGGCGGCGGATCTTCCGTGAGCTCAGGATGGCGCGCATCACGCCCGAGGAGCTGAAGAGCCGGCTCGAGGCGGGCGACGCCAGCTTCACGATCATCGACACCCGCACGATGCTGGACGTGAAGAGCGTGCCCTATCTGATCCGCGGCGCGCTCTGGATCGAGGCGGACGAGGTGGAGCGGCGCCGCGACGAGCTCCCGCGGGATCGGGAGATCGTCCTCTACTGCACCTGA
- a CDS encoding NAD(P)/FAD-dependent oxidoreductase produces MYDLAIVGGGIGGSTLATVMARAGARVLVVEREQTFRDRNRGEYIHPWGVVEARALGIERRLLETCGHPVPWRSTYADGALISRRDITAARSCSGIGFHHPEMQEALLALARESGAEVRRGVVVTGVRPGTSPSLQLEDGGQVPARLVVAADGRTSHAREWAGLPTLRDPELLVIAGIFHGELDLPSDSVHTVYEPRRGQGVLIFPVGRERFRSYFFYAREGSPRPLHGARHAGDFVAACVETGAPPAWFARARVLGPLASFEACDRWVERPHREGVVLIGDAAATTDPTFGDGLSLTLRDVRTLRDRLLDTSDWGEAADAYAEEHVRYYGALRRIQGWTRELLYERGPAAEARRARALPLLAKEPDRRLDYGTWGPDGPDDEEARRRFYGEDQKTL; encoded by the coding sequence GTGTACGACCTCGCCATCGTCGGCGGGGGCATTGGCGGCTCCACGCTCGCAACGGTGATGGCGCGTGCGGGGGCCCGCGTCCTGGTCGTGGAGCGCGAGCAGACCTTCCGCGACCGCAACCGCGGCGAGTACATCCACCCATGGGGCGTGGTGGAGGCCCGCGCGCTGGGCATCGAGCGGCGCCTCCTGGAGACGTGCGGTCACCCGGTGCCCTGGCGTAGCACTTACGCCGACGGCGCCCTGATCAGCCGGCGAGACATCACGGCGGCACGGAGCTGCTCGGGTATCGGCTTCCATCACCCCGAAATGCAGGAGGCGCTGCTCGCCCTCGCGCGAGAATCCGGTGCTGAGGTGCGGCGCGGCGTCGTCGTGACGGGCGTGCGGCCCGGCACGTCACCCTCGCTGCAGCTGGAAGACGGTGGGCAGGTTCCCGCCCGGCTCGTGGTGGCCGCTGACGGCCGGACCTCACATGCCCGCGAGTGGGCGGGCCTCCCAACGCTGCGCGATCCCGAGCTCCTCGTGATCGCCGGCATCTTCCACGGTGAACTCGACCTCCCGAGTGACTCCGTACACACCGTGTACGAGCCCCGACGGGGTCAGGGCGTGCTCATCTTCCCCGTGGGGCGCGAGCGTTTCCGCTCTTATTTCTTCTACGCGCGCGAGGGGTCGCCTCGTCCATTGCATGGGGCACGCCATGCCGGTGATTTCGTCGCCGCATGCGTGGAGACCGGCGCGCCTCCCGCATGGTTCGCGCGCGCTCGGGTGCTAGGCCCTCTCGCCTCCTTCGAGGCGTGCGATCGCTGGGTGGAGCGCCCGCACCGCGAGGGCGTGGTCCTCATCGGTGACGCGGCCGCCACCACCGATCCGACGTTCGGCGACGGGCTCTCGCTCACGCTGCGCGACGTGCGCACCCTGCGCGATCGGCTGCTCGACACGTCCGACTGGGGGGAGGCGGCCGACGCCTACGCGGAGGAGCATGTGCGCTACTACGGCGCGCTGCGTCGCATCCAGGGCTGGACGCGCGAGCTCTTGTACGAGCGCGGACCGGCGGCCGAGGCGCGGCGGGCGCGCGCGCTACCGCTGCTGGCCAAGGAGCCGGACCGCCGGCTCGACTACGGGACCTGGGGGCCCGACGGGCCCGACGACGAGGAGGCCCGTCGTCGCTTCTACGGCGAGGATCAAAAGACGCTATAG
- a CDS encoding ABC transporter substrate-binding protein — protein sequence MRVLLLALALMLSLPPAGEAQEPRRPIRIGVLNAAFAASHPTVEGLKAGLKELGYEDGRDVTFDIRFTEGRLDTMPEAAGALVKSGVDLIFTSQEAATKAAREASSTIPIVFTLVGDPVGAQLVGSLARPGGNVTGVSSLQTELMAKRLEVLRTVVPTVRRVWLLYYGADLGTTPMINRALEVAQAMRLEIVPRGVLEGSALPTVLRDVRRDDAVLVPEGSNPELVIAIIGRALALRLPSVFGTGLWVGHGGLISYGPDYYAQGVQAAGLVAKIVRGAAPQDLPVVGAEKIDLAVNLKTAEQLGVTVPRKILLRADAFRR from the coding sequence ATGCGCGTCCTCCTCCTGGCACTCGCGCTGATGCTCTCGCTGCCGCCGGCGGGGGAGGCGCAGGAGCCGCGGCGGCCCATACGCATCGGCGTGCTCAACGCCGCGTTCGCGGCCAGCCATCCCACCGTGGAGGGCCTCAAGGCCGGGCTCAAGGAGCTCGGATACGAGGACGGCCGCGACGTGACGTTCGACATCCGCTTCACGGAAGGCCGGCTCGACACGATGCCCGAGGCGGCGGGGGCGCTGGTCAAGTCGGGGGTGGACCTGATCTTCACGAGCCAGGAGGCGGCGACCAAGGCCGCGCGCGAGGCCTCGTCGACCATCCCCATCGTGTTCACGCTGGTGGGGGATCCCGTCGGCGCCCAGCTCGTGGGCTCGCTCGCGCGGCCGGGCGGCAACGTGACCGGCGTGTCGAGCCTTCAGACCGAGCTGATGGCCAAGCGCCTGGAGGTGCTGCGCACGGTCGTGCCGACGGTGCGCCGCGTCTGGCTCCTCTACTACGGGGCGGATCTCGGCACCACGCCCATGATCAACCGCGCCCTCGAGGTCGCCCAGGCCATGCGGCTCGAGATCGTGCCGCGCGGCGTGCTCGAGGGCTCGGCGCTCCCCACTGTGCTCCGCGACGTGCGCCGTGACGACGCCGTGCTCGTCCCCGAGGGCTCGAATCCCGAGCTGGTCATCGCGATCATCGGGCGCGCGCTCGCGCTGCGTCTGCCCAGCGTGTTCGGCACCGGGCTATGGGTGGGCCACGGCGGCCTCATCTCCTACGGCCCGGATTACTACGCCCAGGGCGTGCAGGCGGCGGGGCTGGTCGCCAAGATCGTACGCGGGGCCGCGCCCCAGGATCTGCCGGTGGTGGGCGCGGAGAAGATCGACCTCGCGGTGAACCTCAAGACCGCGGAGCAGCTCGGCGTCACGGTGCCGCGAAAGATCCTGCTGCGCGCCGACGCGTTCCGTCGGTGA
- a CDS encoding type II toxin-antitoxin system VapC family toxin has translation MRTASSPRRAVREQRAAYRAGLPGPVYCDTSALLKLYLPEAGSDAFNALVEGRDDLLVSDLCVTEAASALARRVRGGALPRDAARRVQHAILARVDEGAYQRVELTREVHRRAEHLLLSLGDIPLRASDALHLALAASARAASLASFDTRMAAAARAASLVVHDALVVSRR, from the coding sequence GTGAGGACCGCGTCTAGCCCGCGCCGCGCCGTACGCGAGCAGCGGGCGGCGTACCGCGCCGGGCTCCCCGGCCCCGTCTACTGCGACACCAGCGCCCTCCTCAAGCTCTATCTGCCGGAAGCGGGCAGCGATGCGTTCAACGCTCTCGTGGAGGGGCGAGACGATTTGCTGGTATCGGACCTCTGCGTGACGGAAGCCGCGTCCGCGCTGGCGCGACGCGTACGTGGGGGCGCGCTGCCTCGGGACGCTGCGCGCCGGGTGCAGCACGCCATCCTCGCGCGGGTGGACGAGGGAGCCTACCAGCGCGTCGAGCTTACTCGTGAGGTGCACCGCCGGGCGGAGCACCTCCTGCTGAGCCTGGGGGACATCCCCCTCCGAGCTTCCGACGCCCTGCACCTGGCGCTGGCTGCTTCCGCCCGTGCGGCGTCGCTTGCCTCGTTCGACACGCGTATGGCAGCGGCCGCCCGGGCGGCGAGTCTCGTCGTCCACGACGCGCTCGTGGTATCAAGGAGATAG
- a CDS encoding histidine phosphatase family protein produces the protein MRRILLIRHGETAGNAARIVQKPDIPLSPRGEAQADALARRLAGDGITQIFSSDLERAAATARRLRATTDAPIAFDPLLQERNFGDVRGTPYEQLGFDLFKPDYAPPNGETWEMFHARVDQAWERIQAMAASTAGTLAVVTHGLVCRSIAARHVVLADGMLVPEKWENTSVTIVDAQTPWRVSVLNCVAHLEDPELRPAQGATV, from the coding sequence GTGCGCCGCATCCTGCTGATCCGCCACGGCGAGACCGCCGGCAACGCGGCGCGCATCGTCCAGAAGCCGGATATCCCCCTCTCGCCCCGCGGCGAGGCCCAGGCCGACGCCCTCGCCCGCCGCCTCGCCGGCGACGGCATCACGCAGATCTTCTCGAGCGATCTCGAGCGCGCCGCTGCCACCGCCCGCCGCCTGCGCGCGACCACGGACGCCCCCATCGCCTTCGATCCCCTGCTCCAGGAGCGAAACTTCGGCGACGTGCGCGGCACGCCCTACGAGCAGCTGGGCTTCGATCTCTTCAAGCCCGACTACGCGCCGCCCAACGGCGAGACGTGGGAGATGTTCCACGCGCGCGTGGACCAGGCGTGGGAGCGCATCCAGGCGATGGCGGCGAGCACGGCCGGCACGCTCGCCGTGGTCACCCACGGCCTCGTCTGCCGCTCCATCGCCGCGCGGCACGTCGTGCTCGCCGACGGCATGCTGGTGCCCGAGAAGTGGGAGAACACGTCGGTGACCATCGTGGACGCGCAGACCCCCTGGCGCGTCAGCGTGCTAAACTGCGTCGCGCATCTCGAGGATCCCGAGCTGAGGCCGGCGCAGGGCGCCACCGTCTGA
- a CDS encoding family 1 encapsulin nanocompartment shell protein, with the protein MNNLARELAPISSAAWKEIDAEAKRVLKLKLAGRKMVDFNGPEGPAKAAVSTGRRERISTPPGPNVEASRRLALPLVDLRVYFELSREELDAVERGAKDPELQPLIDAASQMAYGEDTIIFHGYQVAGITGIDKASSHPILPIPAEGEGYPHAVAEATRLLRLAGVDGPYAIALGPRYYTELTQARGDGGYPVLNVVRKLVDGPLIWAPAVNGAVVMSLRGGDFELTVGTDISIGYQSHTDTTVRLYLMESMTFQVLTPEAAVALAHKDKK; encoded by the coding sequence ATGAACAACCTCGCACGCGAGCTGGCCCCCATCTCGTCGGCGGCATGGAAGGAGATCGACGCCGAAGCCAAGCGCGTCCTCAAGCTGAAGCTGGCCGGGCGGAAGATGGTGGACTTCAACGGTCCCGAGGGTCCGGCGAAGGCCGCCGTGAGCACCGGGCGCCGCGAGCGGATCAGCACGCCGCCCGGGCCGAACGTCGAGGCGTCGCGGCGCCTGGCCCTGCCCCTCGTGGACCTGCGGGTGTACTTCGAGCTGTCGCGCGAGGAGCTGGACGCGGTCGAGCGCGGCGCGAAGGATCCGGAGCTCCAGCCCCTGATCGACGCCGCCAGCCAGATGGCCTATGGCGAGGACACCATCATCTTCCACGGCTATCAGGTCGCCGGCATCACCGGCATCGACAAGGCCTCGTCGCATCCCATCCTGCCCATCCCCGCGGAGGGCGAGGGCTACCCGCACGCGGTCGCCGAGGCGACGCGGCTCCTGCGCCTGGCCGGCGTCGACGGGCCATACGCCATCGCGCTCGGACCCCGCTACTACACCGAGCTGACCCAGGCGCGCGGCGACGGCGGCTACCCGGTCCTGAACGTCGTGCGCAAGCTGGTGGACGGACCGCTCATCTGGGCGCCCGCGGTCAACGGCGCGGTGGTGATGAGCCTGCGCGGCGGGGACTTCGAGCTGACCGTCGGCACCGACATCTCCATCGGCTACCAGAGCCACACCGATACCACGGTGCGCCTCTACCTGATGGAGTCGATGACCTTCCAGGTGCTGACGCCCGAGGCCGCGGTGGCTCTGGCTCACAAGGACAAGAAGTAA
- a CDS encoding carboxymuconolactone decarboxylase family protein — MARIEPLSIHEVDDEIRHLCEESERQSGTSKSTRTYAKNPAVLKALTAFRAALAKASALDPVLRELVRIKIAGLNACRY; from the coding sequence ATGGCACGCATCGAGCCCTTGAGCATTCACGAGGTCGACGACGAGATCCGCCATCTCTGCGAGGAGTCGGAGCGCCAGAGCGGCACTTCGAAGAGCACCCGCACCTACGCGAAGAATCCCGCGGTGCTGAAGGCCCTCACCGCCTTCCGTGCCGCGCTGGCCAAGGCGAGCGCGCTGGATCCCGTGCTGCGCGAGCTGGTGCGGATCAAGATCGCGGGGCTCAACGCCTGTCGCTACTGA